A stretch of the Vulcanisaeta souniana JCM 11219 genome encodes the following:
- a CDS encoding tyrosine-type recombinase/integrase, whose amino-acid sequence MVDCQLIDIEQITPEQRREIILYLINNKNTKPRDLGVDSSYIGKVRRGEVRVGDGLLCQALKFLDDQELALLLRGIVPERRASFGDVVRVVATARVDPTLREFLLGLIKEYLGDYLTAIQGMYRVGEGDIEEFIRAKRLKGLSEKTIRDEVKYIRRALAELDWTLTPEGIREYLASLREDGEDYVLKHTTYSLKSLLKEVLKPRNPSLFSMLYNSFTVFKPKNHNRTKLPTLEELRQVLSKIESIEAKTYFIILAETGLRPGESFLITMDDVDLEHGMLRIGKITETKRAFVAFLRPETLDFIKSQYLPRRDKFVSGITKPIEASGLFGDEVIERLKSRFLPFDQGRLRREIKEATRQVLNRDFELYELRKFFATWMISRGVPESIVNTLQGRAPPSEFRVLIEHYWSPRHEELRQWYLRHAPCLLCRET is encoded by the coding sequence ATGGTTGATTGTCAGTTAATCGACATCGAGCAAATCACGCCAGAGCAAAGGCGTGAAATAATCCTTTATTTAATTAATAATAAGAATACTAAGCCTAGGGACCTTGGTGTCGACTCATCATACATCGGCAAGGTGAGACGTGGCGAGGTTAGGGTTGGCGATGGCTTACTATGCCAAGCCCTCAAGTTCCTCGATGACCAGGAATTGGCGCTTTTGCTAAGGGGCATTGTCCCGGAGAGGAGGGCCAGCTTTGGCGATGTGGTTAGGGTAGTGGCTACCGCAAGGGTTGACCCAACCCTGAGGGAGTTCCTCCTGGGCTTGATCAAGGAGTACCTGGGTGACTACCTAACCGCGATACAGGGGATGTACAGGGTTGGCGAGGGCGACATTGAGGAGTTCATCAGGGCCAAGCGTTTGAAGGGCTTGAGTGAGAAGACTATTCGTGACGAGGTCAAGTACATTAGGCGTGCACTGGCCGAGTTGGATTGGACCCTAACGCCAGAGGGCATTAGGGAGTACCTGGCTAGCCTTAGGGAGGATGGGGAGGACTACGTCCTCAAGCACACGACCTACAGCCTCAAGTCACTCCTGAAGGAAGTCCTCAAGCCCAGGAACCCCAGCCTCTTCAGCATGCTCTATAACTCATTCACGGTATTCAAACCAAAGAACCACAATAGGACTAAGCTACCCACACTTGAGGAGCTTAGGCAGGTACTCTCGAAAATCGAGAGCATTGAAGCAAAGACTTACTTCATAATCCTGGCGGAGACTGGGCTTAGGCCAGGGGAGTCATTCCTCATTACAATGGATGATGTTGACCTTGAGCATGGCATGCTCAGGATTGGGAAAATCACTGAAACCAAGAGGGCATTTGTAGCCTTTCTTAGGCCTGAAACGCTTGACTTCATTAAGAGTCAATACCTGCCAAGGCGTGACAAATTCGTGAGTGGAATAACCAAACCCATTGAAGCCAGTGGCTTATTCGGGGATGAGGTTATTGAGAGACTCAAAAGCAGGTTCCTACCATTTGACCAGGGTAGGCTTAGGCGTGAGATTAAGGAGGCTACCAGGCAAGTCCTTAATAGGGATTTCGAGCTTTATGAGCTTAGGAAATTCTTCGCCACCTGGATGATCTCGAGGGGAGTACCAGAGAGCATTGTTAACACGCTCCAAGGCAGGGCACCACCCTCGGAGTTCAGGGTCTTGATTGAGCATTACTGGTCACCAAGGCACGAGGAGCTTAGGCAGTGGTACCTAAGGCATGCGCCGTGCCTGCTATGTCGAGAAACTTGA
- a CDS encoding SWIM zinc finger family protein, whose amino-acid sequence MTRHWVRLLTLRDYGSAIYARGLVRSEADANKWYVARVLIEWTSLGGEPAVRITGSCTCPAFQYRKPCKHITWLANKALAMARAGARAN is encoded by the coding sequence ATGACTAGGCACTGGGTTAGGCTATTAACCCTTAGGGACTATGGGAGTGCCATTTATGCCAGGGGCTTGGTTAGGAGTGAGGCTGATGCTAATAAGTGGTACGTGGCTAGGGTCCTCATTGAATGGACTAGTCTAGGTGGGGAGCCCGCGGTTAGGATCACTGGCTCCTGCACCTGCCCAGCCTTCCAGTATAGGAAGCCTTGTAAGCACATTACTTGGCTCGCGAATAAGGCCCTAGCCATGGCTAGGGCTGGAGCTAGGGCTAATTAA
- a CDS encoding ATPase, T2SS/T4P/T4SS family, with translation MHTAFDFKVNNPGVPALNSLGTIVTPSGVTTEILYIEQPEGARFYLHDVLNYPEYMECLDMPRIIEWLSSGLTWGRLEKNPRLILKALPRVPKGVDLSLLTSEAIAIARRFIMEYSVITPLLAWDELQDLVIDAPGVDGEPMVFARVRGFGDAYHPVVIMPNKCQLENEGRKPRLLTSDVGGGEPVTFNAYIINKASERTRTPVTAFNPRGMATDGELRLRVTMHAEPVSGYVVAFRKHPSKPWHLGRLIAGGSINVETAGKLLLASLGVKPYSRDGEPRGVLVYGPMGSGKTTLTSAIMNTYPPWVRVVAVQDVDEFRVLPDRTYAVLNTRASTGLGARAITKAELIADAMRTGAQFVFVNEILSPGDARAWVRAVTSGHGGVSNLHAGSLEELIDRLERLGIRGASHLVSEFIIAVRMENKRVVEVHTPARADFTRPLPSVFSGFLSELSSNPDDYSLIRRMWAEARCVIDTGSIECLSEGVSIKSM, from the coding sequence GTGCATACTGCATTCGATTTTAAAGTCAATAATCCAGGAGTGCCAGCACTCAACAGTCTGGGTACTATAGTCACGCCAAGTGGCGTGACCACGGAGATACTCTACATCGAGCAACCGGAGGGCGCGAGGTTCTACCTGCATGACGTACTCAACTACCCGGAGTACATGGAGTGCCTCGATATGCCGAGAATCATCGAGTGGTTGAGTAGTGGCTTGACGTGGGGTAGGCTCGAGAAGAATCCCCGCTTGATACTAAAGGCATTACCGAGAGTCCCGAAGGGAGTGGATTTGAGCCTCCTCACTAGTGAGGCTATTGCCATTGCCAGGAGGTTCATCATGGAGTACTCTGTAATAACGCCACTCCTGGCGTGGGATGAACTCCAGGACCTGGTCATTGATGCCCCAGGCGTGGATGGTGAGCCGATGGTCTTCGCTAGGGTTAGGGGCTTTGGTGATGCCTACCACCCAGTCGTCATAATGCCTAACAAGTGCCAATTGGAGAATGAGGGGAGGAAGCCCAGGCTCCTCACTAGCGATGTGGGTGGTGGGGAGCCAGTCACCTTCAATGCCTATATTATTAATAAGGCTAGCGAGAGGACTAGGACCCCAGTCACCGCCTTTAACCCGAGGGGTATGGCTACTGACGGGGAGTTGAGGCTTAGGGTCACAATGCATGCCGAGCCAGTCTCGGGCTATGTGGTGGCATTTAGGAAGCACCCCTCGAAGCCGTGGCACCTGGGTCGGTTGATTGCTGGTGGCTCCATTAACGTGGAGACCGCTGGCAAGTTATTATTGGCTAGTCTAGGAGTTAAGCCTTACTCGAGGGATGGCGAGCCTAGGGGCGTGCTCGTCTATGGCCCAATGGGTAGTGGCAAGACTACACTCACGTCGGCGATTATGAATACGTATCCACCGTGGGTTAGGGTTGTGGCTGTCCAGGATGTTGATGAGTTCAGGGTCCTGCCCGACAGGACCTATGCAGTCCTCAACACGCGAGCCAGTACTGGCCTTGGCGCCCGTGCCATCACGAAGGCTGAGCTCATTGCGGATGCAATGAGGACTGGAGCCCAGTTCGTTTTCGTGAATGAGATTCTAAGCCCTGGGGACGCGAGGGCTTGGGTTAGGGCTGTCACGAGTGGTCACGGTGGCGTTAGCAACCTACACGCCGGGAGCCTAGAGGAGCTTATTGACAGGCTCGAGAGGCTTGGGATTAGGGGGGCTAGTCACTTGGTTAGTGAGTTCATTATTGCAGTGAGGATGGAGAATAAGAGGGTCGTGGAGGTGCACACTCCAGCCAGGGCTGACTTCACCAGGCCACTACCCAGCGTGTTTAGTGGCTTCCTCAGTGAACTCTCGAGTAACCCCGATGACTACAGTCTGATCAGGAGGATGTGGGCTGAGGCTAGGTGCGTTATCGATACTGGTAGTATCGAGTGCCTGAGCGAGGGCGTTAGTATTAAATCAATGTAG
- a CDS encoding ATPase domain-containing protein: MATQSQSQQAQAIKRISLGVDWLDYALQGGVPRGNWLLVTGEPGTGKSILTIQSAGANVNAMPVVYVSTETRFKDVVLQASQFGIDLGDAVSLADVLAGKVKDARTNLVVIDLFGLAREYRELLRAGEEEGGKRRAQSPLSMEVVISAIERAYEALGISEEGKITRDVLVIIDSLAPMWAHAPAMARLITYSLRQRLYRSNVTVIMTNQFAPTTGETFGFGAEHIADAIIHMWMEEPEARKGIERWLIIKKARLTNHYRRALRYEIEPGRGLVLLEPSIEELKSS, translated from the coding sequence ATGGCTACCCAATCCCAATCCCAACAAGCCCAGGCTATAAAGAGGATTAGCCTAGGCGTTGACTGGCTCGACTACGCGCTACAGGGTGGAGTGCCAAGGGGTAATTGGCTCCTAGTCACTGGGGAGCCTGGTACTGGCAAGTCCATCCTCACGATACAATCCGCTGGGGCTAATGTGAATGCCATGCCAGTGGTCTACGTTTCAACAGAGACGAGGTTCAAGGATGTTGTCCTGCAGGCTAGCCAATTCGGCATCGACCTCGGCGATGCCGTGAGCCTAGCCGATGTCCTGGCTGGGAAGGTCAAGGACGCGAGGACTAACCTAGTCGTGATAGACCTCTTCGGCCTGGCTAGGGAGTATAGGGAATTACTAAGGGCTGGCGAGGAGGAGGGTGGGAAAAGGAGGGCTCAATCGCCATTGAGTATGGAGGTCGTGATCTCGGCGATTGAGAGGGCTTACGAGGCCCTCGGCATTAGTGAGGAGGGTAAGATAACGAGGGATGTCCTAGTCATTATTGACTCCCTAGCCCCCATGTGGGCTCATGCCCCAGCCATGGCCAGGCTCATTACGTACAGTCTAAGGCAGAGGCTGTATAGGAGTAATGTGACTGTGATTATGACGAATCAATTCGCGCCGACGACTGGGGAGACCTTTGGTTTTGGTGCCGAGCATATTGCTGATGCCATAATCCACATGTGGATGGAGGAGCCTGAGGCTAGGAAGGGTATTGAGCGTTGGCTTATCATAAAGAAGGCTAGGCTCACTAATCACTATAGGAGGGCATTGAGGTATGAGATCGAGCCTGGCAGGGGGTTGGTACTCCTCGAGCCCAGTATTGAGGAGTTGAAGTCCAGCTAA
- a CDS encoding Dna2/Cas4 domain-containing protein: MASLMITRIPNLPPLKAVFGVARNELLPKYVSDLTARMVRASGYFIVRNDREHEECMPGPSMVNDKCPIASVIRCRLGSIVRNGNDLMVIAMGLAVHEAYINTIIANNPGWAIQYNTYYQTLIRHNEVEFTIGFSPDILLGYNGEWHLVEIKSSHPRPEHEAQLALYYYLLRDYYHIVRGWLVAYDAVVPYSTRDLEALAGQGLDYLYTVRRVLDSWRDDKPGFIVRGRCPCKYAPACPVWTGIVAYA; this comes from the coding sequence ATGGCGAGCCTAATGATAACTAGGATACCCAACTTGCCACCCTTAAAGGCCGTATTCGGGGTAGCCCGTAATGAATTACTACCAAAGTACGTTAGTGACCTAACGGCTAGGATGGTTAGGGCTAGTGGGTACTTCATCGTGAGGAATGATAGGGAGCACGAGGAATGCATGCCGGGGCCCAGCATGGTTAATGACAAGTGCCCAATCGCCTCCGTCATAAGGTGTCGATTGGGGAGTATAGTTAGGAATGGTAATGACTTGATGGTCATTGCAATGGGCTTGGCGGTGCACGAGGCTTATATTAATACCATCATTGCCAATAATCCAGGCTGGGCAATCCAATACAATACCTACTACCAAACACTCATTAGGCATAACGAGGTGGAATTCACCATTGGCTTCAGCCCCGATATACTACTCGGCTATAATGGAGAGTGGCACCTCGTGGAAATAAAGAGTAGCCACCCAAGGCCGGAGCACGAGGCCCAGCTGGCTCTTTACTATTACTTACTAAGGGATTACTATCATATAGTCAGGGGCTGGCTCGTCGCGTATGATGCTGTAGTACCCTACTCCACAAGGGACCTGGAGGCCCTCGCTGGGCAGGGTCTTGACTACCTCTACACCGTGAGGCGTGTCCTGGATTCCTGGCGTGATGATAAGCCAGGCTTCATTGTTAGGGGTAGGTGCCCGTGCAAGTACGCGCCAGCATGCCCTGTCTGGACTGGCATAGTGGCTTATGCCTAG